One Halorientalis litorea DNA segment encodes these proteins:
- a CDS encoding ABC transporter ATP-binding protein, whose protein sequence is MRSDSPARRDRRDAETAHAESHVHVEDVTVSYSAAADPVVECGRFDLPRGEITALVGPNGSGKSTLLRTIARHLGPDAGRIVLDGREVGTYDARAFARELGHLSQENECPDGLTVEDLVYHGRYPHRGYFDSVTEEDSAAVERAIDMAGVDHIRDSEVGSLSGGQKQLVWIAMALAQETDVLLLDEPTTFLDVRHQLRVLDVVRTLNEDDDVTVGVVLHDIEQAARFADYVVALQDGSVYDWGPPDAVVTEDLLADVFGVDAAVSTGDEMRVVPKRPL, encoded by the coding sequence GTGAGGTCCGACAGCCCGGCGCGCCGGGACCGTCGGGACGCCGAGACGGCCCACGCCGAGAGCCACGTCCACGTCGAGGACGTGACGGTCAGTTACTCGGCCGCGGCCGACCCGGTGGTCGAGTGCGGCCGCTTCGACCTCCCGCGGGGCGAGATTACGGCCCTCGTCGGGCCGAACGGGAGCGGCAAGAGTACCCTGCTCAGGACAATCGCCCGGCACCTCGGCCCGGACGCGGGCCGCATCGTCCTCGACGGGCGCGAGGTGGGGACCTACGACGCCCGGGCGTTCGCGCGCGAACTGGGTCATCTTTCACAGGAGAACGAGTGTCCCGACGGGCTGACCGTCGAGGACTTGGTGTACCACGGCCGATATCCACACCGCGGCTACTTCGATTCCGTCACCGAGGAAGACAGTGCGGCCGTCGAGCGGGCCATCGACATGGCCGGTGTCGACCACATCAGAGATAGCGAAGTGGGGAGTCTGAGCGGCGGACAGAAGCAACTCGTCTGGATAGCGATGGCACTCGCACAGGAGACGGACGTGCTGTTGCTCGACGAACCGACGACGTTCCTCGACGTGCGTCACCAACTGCGGGTCCTCGACGTGGTGCGCACGCTGAACGAGGACGACGACGTGACCGTCGGCGTCGTCCTCCACGACATCGAACAGGCGGCCCGCTTCGCCGACTACGTCGTCGCGCTCCAGGACGGGTCGGTGTACGACTGGGGACCGCCGGACGCGGTCGTCACAGAGGACCTCCTCGCGGACGTGTTCGGTGTCGACGCGGCCGTCTCCACCGGCGACGAGATGCGAGTCGTCCCCAAACGACCGCTGTGA
- a CDS encoding Zn-ribbon domain-containing OB-fold protein: protein MEADRCPNGHVTYPTHTLCPECGEEPTGTVDLSEYTAEVVTWTESTATPPGVREPNTLAIVEFEVEGETVRAIGQVVAEDDVATGDEVRPVYAEQLREPGVGLKPEDADQAWDGYRFELTQ, encoded by the coding sequence ATGGAGGCGGACCGCTGTCCGAACGGCCACGTCACGTATCCGACACACACGCTCTGCCCGGAATGTGGCGAGGAACCGACCGGCACCGTCGACCTCAGCGAGTACACCGCCGAAGTGGTTACGTGGACGGAGAGTACCGCGACCCCGCCCGGAGTCAGGGAGCCGAACACGCTCGCCATCGTCGAGTTCGAAGTCGAGGGCGAGACGGTCAGGGCCATCGGGCAAGTCGTCGCCGAGGACGACGTGGCGACCGGTGACGAGGTCCGGCCCGTCTACGCCGAGCAGCTCCGGGAACCGGGCGTCGGCCTCAAACCGGAAGATGCAGACCAAGCGTGGGACGGGTATCGCTTCGAACTGACACAGTGA
- a CDS encoding HTH domain-containing protein: protein MTRRVELYLRESAPHAARQSQLTVLGRLRALAEAAVVDEVTVTTWAHRVDSTEPVPSPASTTHEAFEEWASQGGVSLGPAFDSHDCHSAFTGSHYRTTVYPVMCVAVYEDDDLVEVYPHSRNGRSVSVLDGLAMFECPDGAHTTDTTTVP, encoded by the coding sequence ATGACCCGACGCGTGGAGCTGTATCTCCGTGAGTCCGCCCCGCACGCCGCGCGCCAGTCCCAACTGACCGTCCTCGGGCGGTTGCGTGCGTTGGCCGAGGCGGCGGTCGTCGACGAGGTGACTGTCACGACGTGGGCACACAGAGTCGACAGCACGGAACCTGTGCCGAGTCCCGCCAGCACCACACACGAGGCCTTCGAGGAGTGGGCGTCCCAAGGCGGCGTGTCCCTCGGCCCCGCCTTCGACAGCCACGACTGCCACTCGGCGTTCACCGGTTCCCACTATCGCACGACAGTCTACCCCGTGATGTGTGTGGCCGTCTACGAGGACGACGACCTAGTGGAAGTGTACCCCCACTCCCGCAACGGTCGGTCGGTGAGCGTCCTCGACGGACTGGCGATGTTCGAGTGTCCCGACGGCGCGCACACGACCGACACGACGACGGTTCCCTGA
- a CDS encoding YqcI/YcgG family protein produces the protein MNEDRLQVLYDQSTVAARADSGAWPDWAVAHWETFREALTGEHEGSPFPCFFGVESVENGDPLYTVVPSMTDKDALLRFRDVLLEYLDTYRDHAEQASLVTFFKPPERDLTEAEYHERLWHVLQFLHVHDPEPWPEEIPTDTDDTEWEFSFGGEPMFPTCRAPFYDTYHSRYCPIGLEITFQPRTLFEGITHDTEAGQQAREVIHDRLSDYDGVCPHADIGDYGVDHEWPQYMLTEDEAQSPDECPINVTRDHPKATRTLPEDHAAD, from the coding sequence ATGAACGAGGACCGATTGCAGGTCCTGTACGACCAGTCGACGGTGGCGGCGCGAGCCGACTCTGGCGCGTGGCCCGACTGGGCCGTCGCACACTGGGAGACGTTCCGGGAGGCATTGACTGGCGAACACGAGGGGTCGCCGTTCCCGTGCTTCTTCGGCGTCGAGTCCGTCGAGAACGGCGACCCGCTGTACACCGTGGTCCCGTCGATGACGGACAAGGACGCCTTGCTCCGGTTCCGCGACGTACTACTCGAGTACCTCGACACCTACCGTGACCACGCCGAACAGGCGTCGCTGGTCACGTTCTTCAAGCCGCCCGAACGCGACCTGACAGAAGCCGAGTATCACGAGCGACTGTGGCACGTTCTGCAGTTCCTCCACGTCCACGACCCGGAGCCGTGGCCAGAGGAGATTCCGACCGACACCGACGACACCGAGTGGGAGTTCTCCTTCGGCGGCGAGCCGATGTTTCCGACCTGTCGCGCACCGTTCTACGACACGTACCACAGCCGGTACTGCCCCATCGGGCTGGAAATCACGTTCCAGCCCCGGACGCTGTTCGAGGGCATCACCCACGACACCGAGGCCGGACAGCAGGCCCGCGAGGTGATCCACGACCGGTTGTCGGACTACGACGGCGTCTGCCCACACGCCGACATCGGCGACTACGGCGTCGACCACGAGTGGCCTCAGTACATGCTCACCGAGGACGAAGCCCAGTCCCCCGACGAGTGCCCCATCAACGTGACCCGCGACCACCCCAAAGCCACGCGGACACTCCCCGAGGACCATGCCGCCGATTGA
- a CDS encoding thiolase C-terminal domain-containing protein codes for MDRDVAIIGGSMTKFGQRDAWIRELLAQAGTECLDDAGVAPDTVEHVYVSNMASGEFEGQTGIMNALAHDLALLPAYSQRVDQTSSSGGAGIYAAWQSIRSGASDMTLLVGGEKMTHKGTGGATDIIASITHPAEYKHGVTLPSFAGMTARHYLERFDAPRESLAKVAVKNHRNGVDNPKAQFQKEISEEKALESPIIADPLRLYDFCPITDGSSALMFCPVEVAEEYTDEYVVVSGVGGATDTHVVHEREDPTTMGGVVDSGQEAYEMAGLGPDDVDVAELHDMFTILEFLQMEGLDFAEKGRAWEQVEDGRTERDGELPINTSGGLKSKGHPLGASGVAQGYEIYEQLTGEAGARQVDADTGLACNVGGFGNCVITTIMEAAR; via the coding sequence ATGGACAGGGACGTGGCAATCATCGGCGGGTCGATGACGAAGTTCGGCCAGCGCGACGCGTGGATACGCGAACTGCTCGCGCAGGCCGGCACGGAGTGTCTCGACGACGCCGGTGTCGCGCCAGACACAGTCGAACACGTCTACGTATCGAACATGGCAAGCGGCGAGTTCGAGGGACAGACGGGCATCATGAACGCCCTCGCCCACGACCTCGCACTGCTTCCCGCGTACAGCCAGCGGGTCGACCAGACCAGTTCCAGCGGCGGCGCGGGCATCTACGCCGCGTGGCAGTCGATTCGCTCCGGAGCCAGCGACATGACCCTCCTCGTCGGCGGCGAAAAGATGACCCACAAGGGGACCGGCGGCGCGACGGACATCATCGCGTCCATCACGCACCCCGCGGAGTACAAACACGGCGTCACACTCCCCTCCTTCGCGGGGATGACCGCCCGGCACTACCTCGAACGGTTCGATGCACCCCGGGAGAGTCTGGCGAAGGTGGCCGTCAAGAACCACCGCAACGGCGTCGACAACCCCAAGGCGCAGTTCCAGAAGGAGATAAGCGAGGAGAAAGCCCTCGAGAGTCCCATCATCGCGGACCCGCTCAGGCTGTACGACTTCTGTCCCATCACCGACGGGAGTTCCGCGCTCATGTTCTGTCCCGTCGAGGTGGCCGAGGAGTACACAGACGAGTACGTCGTCGTCTCGGGCGTCGGCGGCGCGACGGATACCCACGTCGTCCACGAACGCGAGGACCCGACGACGATGGGCGGCGTCGTCGACTCCGGTCAAGAGGCCTACGAGATGGCTGGACTCGGCCCAGACGACGTGGACGTGGCGGAACTCCACGACATGTTCACTATCCTCGAGTTCCTCCAGATGGAGGGGCTGGACTTTGCGGAGAAGGGGCGAGCGTGGGAACAGGTCGAAGACGGCCGGACGGAGCGGGACGGCGAACTGCCCATCAACACCTCGGGCGGCCTCAAGTCGAAGGGGCACCCGCTCGGGGCCAGCGGCGTCGCACAGGGCTACGAGATATACGAGCAGTTGACCGGCGAGGCCGGCGCGCGACAGGTCGACGCCGACACCGGACTGGCCTGTAACGTCGGTGGGTTCGGCAACTGCGTCATCACCACCATCATGGAGGCGGCACGATGA
- a CDS encoding FecCD family ABC transporter permease translates to MARSSDVASRPESVTRFEWLSGSLVAFCLACLLVTVVAGLVQVRFGSYEMTRMEVLRAVFDADVLFDPAVWSAFLLGGDLPSLDTRTLVVWTVRMPRVIVGVVAGAALAISGAIFQAVTRNELASPFILGVSRGAGFAVLATLVVFSGLTPFLPFLAALGGAVAFLITYLIAWKDGTSPVRLVLAGVIVNMVFHSLQRGVYFLADDIGVVQSAIAWLTGSLTGVGWEQVRIATPAAALAIVLALVGARQLNVLLLGETTARSLGMRVERTRLLLSGVGILAASAAIAVAGIVSFFGLVVPHIVRNVVGTDYRRLMVGCLFAGPALMVAADVGARLALRPAQIPVGIVTGLLGGPYFLYLMRKQQSMGEL, encoded by the coding sequence ATGGCACGCTCGTCGGATGTCGCGTCGCGGCCCGAGTCGGTGACGCGGTTCGAGTGGCTCTCCGGCTCGCTCGTCGCGTTCTGTCTCGCTTGTCTGCTGGTCACTGTCGTCGCCGGGCTCGTACAGGTCAGGTTCGGGTCCTACGAGATGACGCGGATGGAGGTACTCCGTGCGGTGTTCGACGCCGACGTACTCTTCGACCCGGCCGTGTGGTCCGCGTTCCTCCTCGGCGGGGACCTCCCGTCGCTCGACACGCGGACGCTCGTCGTCTGGACCGTTCGGATGCCGCGTGTCATCGTCGGCGTCGTCGCCGGGGCGGCACTCGCTATCTCCGGAGCCATCTTCCAAGCCGTCACCCGAAACGAACTGGCCAGCCCATTCATTCTCGGTGTGAGTCGCGGAGCAGGGTTCGCCGTCCTCGCCACGCTCGTCGTCTTTAGCGGCCTCACGCCGTTCCTCCCGTTTCTCGCCGCGCTCGGCGGAGCCGTCGCCTTCCTGATAACGTACCTCATCGCGTGGAAAGACGGCACGAGTCCGGTTCGGCTCGTCCTCGCGGGCGTCATCGTCAACATGGTGTTTCATTCCCTCCAGCGGGGCGTGTACTTCCTCGCGGACGACATCGGCGTCGTCCAGTCGGCCATCGCGTGGCTGACTGGCTCGCTGACCGGTGTCGGGTGGGAACAGGTCCGCATCGCGACGCCCGCCGCCGCCCTCGCAATCGTGTTGGCCCTCGTCGGCGCGCGGCAACTGAACGTCCTGTTGCTCGGCGAGACGACGGCCCGCTCGCTCGGGATGCGGGTGGAGCGGACCAGACTGCTGCTGTCGGGCGTCGGCATCCTCGCGGCCAGTGCCGCCATCGCCGTCGCGGGCATCGTCAGTTTCTTCGGCCTCGTCGTCCCCCACATCGTGCGCAACGTCGTCGGCACCGACTACCGGCGGCTGATGGTGGGGTGCCTGTTCGCCGGTCCGGCACTGATGGTCGCCGCGGACGTTGGCGCGCGCCTCGCGTTGCGGCCCGCACAGATTCCGGTCGGCATCGTCACGGGACTGCTCGGCGGTCCGTACTTCCTCTATCTGATGCGCAAACAGCAGTCGATGGGCGAACTGTGA
- a CDS encoding ABC transporter substrate-binding protein, which translates to MSDGTHTRRTVLKTSAAVAGLGAVAGCSEGSESDEPTTDDGTNSYSVTMAPVGSVEFDDTPQTWVANNGSWADMGAALGVEPPEGLYLTSRYHTQYYDEIPGVSVDKSDMVSLWEGGLDLEQFLALGEESDVFVMDPNFIPNRSDNWDAGKIEQVREAGTPFFGNSIFSRGYEWHDYEYYTLYEAFEKLAAVFQREERYEAFADLHETFQSNVEAVRPPESDRPSVAVLWPQPANEPEQFSPYLVGDGTSFKQWRDLGVRDALARTNVRDFHENRGRIDYETLLDVDPDVLMIRGHEAKTAGEFEDTVVSFMESDDTASDLTAVQNGDVYRGGPLYQGPITNLVVTERAARQLYGAEGDLFERQRVADIVAGDV; encoded by the coding sequence ATGAGCGACGGAACACACACGAGACGGACGGTACTGAAGACGAGTGCGGCAGTCGCCGGACTGGGTGCGGTCGCTGGCTGTTCGGAGGGGTCCGAATCCGACGAGCCTACGACTGACGACGGCACAAACAGCTACTCGGTGACGATGGCACCGGTCGGCTCCGTCGAGTTCGACGACACCCCCCAGACGTGGGTCGCGAACAACGGGAGTTGGGCGGACATGGGTGCCGCGCTCGGCGTCGAACCGCCGGAGGGTCTGTACCTGACCTCGCGCTATCACACCCAGTACTACGACGAGATACCGGGCGTCAGCGTCGACAAGAGCGACATGGTGTCGCTGTGGGAGGGTGGTCTCGACCTCGAACAGTTCCTCGCGCTGGGCGAGGAGAGCGACGTGTTCGTGATGGACCCGAACTTCATCCCCAACCGGAGCGACAACTGGGACGCGGGGAAAATAGAGCAGGTCCGCGAGGCAGGGACGCCCTTCTTCGGCAACAGCATCTTCTCCCGTGGGTACGAGTGGCACGACTACGAGTACTACACGCTGTACGAGGCGTTCGAGAAACTGGCCGCCGTCTTCCAGCGCGAGGAGCGGTACGAAGCGTTCGCGGACCTCCACGAGACGTTTCAGTCGAACGTCGAGGCGGTTCGCCCGCCGGAGAGTGACCGCCCGTCAGTCGCGGTGCTGTGGCCGCAACCGGCGAACGAACCCGAGCAGTTCTCACCGTACCTCGTCGGCGACGGGACCAGTTTCAAGCAGTGGCGTGACCTCGGCGTACGGGACGCGCTGGCGCGAACGAACGTCCGCGACTTCCACGAGAACCGCGGGCGAATCGACTACGAGACGCTGCTGGATGTCGACCCCGACGTACTCATGATTCGTGGTCACGAGGCGAAGACGGCCGGAGAGTTCGAGGACACCGTCGTCTCGTTCATGGAGAGCGACGACACTGCGAGCGACCTGACGGCGGTCCAGAACGGCGACGTCTACCGCGGCGGCCCGCTGTATCAGGGGCCTATCACGAACCTCGTCGTCACGGAACGCGCGGCACGCCAACTGTACGGTGCCGAGGGGGACCTGTTCGAGCGACAGCGGGTCGCGGACATCGTCGCCGGGGACGTTTGA